One part of the Luteolibacter rhizosphaerae genome encodes these proteins:
- a CDS encoding tetratricopeptide repeat protein: MDFLLGRVTLIVVSNFTPREMPTIKQAEGLAELGLWEEAWETLDELSALDRIMPPALRIRLDCCPHMNAWLEGMEIAKLLRDGTAENRLAAAHFYLELARLYIENEEWEGARRAVQDCVMALPEGHEELLKDPAIAKMME, encoded by the coding sequence ATGGATTTCCTGTTGGGGCGTGTCACCTTGATTGTGGTGTCGAATTTCACCCCCAGAGAAATGCCCACCATCAAGCAAGCTGAGGGTCTCGCCGAACTAGGACTTTGGGAGGAGGCCTGGGAGACGCTCGACGAGCTTTCTGCCTTGGACCGGATCATGCCGCCAGCGTTGAGAATCCGCCTCGATTGCTGCCCTCACATGAACGCTTGGCTCGAGGGTATGGAGATCGCAAAGCTTCTCCGGGACGGAACAGCAGAGAACCGCCTGGCTGCCGCTCACTTCTACCTCGAGTTGGCGAGGCTCTATATCGAGAACGAGGAGTGGGAAGGTGCAAGGCGGGCTGTCCAGGACTGCGTGATGGCCCTGCCGGAGGGACACGAGGAGCTGTTGAAAGATCCTGCCATTGCGAAAATGATGGAGTGA
- a CDS encoding YcbK family protein, whose product MATNPHPIQGENFDQWFARQKFEHFSADEFTSYFEVTRRGVSNDYPARDLWANIVPTLRIVVALRKHFGRAVTILSSYRSPAYNAAISGAATKSYHMRFLALDFAVAGHSPKVVFELLKKWRNEGKFKGGLGLYSTFVHIDTRGTNATW is encoded by the coding sequence ATGGCTACCAATCCCCATCCGATTCAAGGCGAGAACTTCGACCAGTGGTTCGCCCGCCAGAAGTTCGAGCACTTCAGCGCCGACGAGTTCACCAGCTACTTCGAGGTGACCCGCCGCGGTGTCAGCAACGACTACCCCGCCCGCGACCTGTGGGCGAACATCGTGCCGACGCTCCGGATCGTCGTTGCCCTGCGCAAGCACTTCGGGCGCGCGGTCACCATCCTCTCCAGCTACCGCAGCCCGGCCTACAATGCCGCGATCTCCGGGGCGGCCACGAAGAGCTATCACATGCGCTTTCTCGCGCTGGACTTCGCGGTCGCAGGCCACAGCCCCAAGGTAGTATTCGAGCTTTTGAAGAAGTGGCGGAACGAGGGTAAGTTCAAGGGTGGGCTCGGGCTCTACTCGACCTTCGTCCACATCGACACCCGCGGAACCAACGCCACCTGGTAA
- a CDS encoding ATP-binding protein, producing MSTIECVYDLIDNAIDAARNEILSRRSVKKDHFGLPSSYFPYEIKIRFSGSSFEIEDNCSGISEDDLANRSFRTGLRSSHRYGIGHFGVGLNRSIFKMGSSVELTTDDGKTFSHLEFTESDVRNLKKKPIVASIGTTKGAKFNLLKISDIRPEVENDLANERWRKVVIKSVTERYGRFVSKGLVIDIDGDDIDSFGPKIRKDGSFPVIEEKLNLKDGVKFYLEAGMHSSYQLSKGGMTANRKIAPEYGWYVVCNDRIILVANRSMETGWTTVWHNEYSGFIGWAYYVSEDPSKLPWDSKKTSINTHSPAHVETVGKLKQAADSFRAKNRKLNKNAGPPTPPGNPGAKPGPHPQGPSGTPARPGTPIPPPSNRLPHSSQLDNIFFDCEVITRLPKISSLVIEAANTPIQDFPYRAAFMIRSLFEQSLNDYLRRHKHVRAIRDHWLVEIQKTRTLNADQIKNFSVTLDQTMTWVLNNKSIWPPGHENTCHRGCDNFKGHLPRLNGVVHETGRLIDETLVRKIRDDIVSALVVVLTH from the coding sequence GTGAGCACGATTGAGTGTGTATACGATCTGATTGATAACGCAATTGATGCAGCGAGAAATGAGATCCTCAGCCGGCGTTCTGTTAAAAAGGATCATTTCGGTCTGCCGTCGTCCTATTTCCCTTACGAGATCAAGATTCGATTCTCTGGAAGCAGCTTTGAAATTGAGGATAACTGCAGCGGGATCAGTGAGGATGATTTAGCCAATCGCTCGTTTCGCACCGGCTTACGGTCCAGCCATCGCTACGGGATCGGCCATTTTGGTGTAGGACTGAATCGCTCCATCTTCAAAATGGGCTCCTCTGTGGAGCTGACGACTGACGATGGGAAAACCTTCAGCCACTTGGAATTCACCGAGTCGGACGTCCGGAACTTGAAGAAAAAGCCCATCGTAGCTTCCATTGGCACCACGAAGGGCGCAAAGTTCAACTTGCTAAAAATATCCGATATTCGGCCAGAAGTTGAAAATGATCTCGCCAACGAACGATGGCGTAAGGTGGTAATTAAGTCCGTCACAGAACGCTATGGCCGATTTGTCAGCAAGGGACTCGTCATCGATATTGATGGTGATGACATTGACAGCTTCGGGCCGAAAATCCGCAAGGACGGATCATTCCCAGTCATCGAGGAGAAACTCAATCTCAAAGATGGCGTGAAGTTCTATCTAGAGGCTGGCATGCACAGCAGCTACCAGCTCTCCAAGGGTGGTATGACCGCAAACCGGAAAATCGCCCCCGAATATGGGTGGTACGTCGTGTGCAATGACCGAATCATCTTAGTTGCGAATCGTTCGATGGAAACAGGCTGGACGACGGTTTGGCACAATGAATACAGCGGGTTTATCGGGTGGGCTTACTATGTGAGCGAAGATCCTTCCAAGCTGCCGTGGGACAGCAAGAAGACCTCAATCAACACGCACAGCCCGGCACACGTGGAGACCGTCGGAAAGTTGAAGCAAGCCGCCGACTCCTTCCGAGCGAAAAACCGGAAGCTGAACAAGAATGCGGGGCCTCCTACCCCGCCCGGTAACCCCGGCGCGAAGCCAGGGCCGCATCCCCAAGGCCCATCGGGAACTCCGGCGAGGCCCGGAACACCCATCCCCCCACCTTCGAATCGACTGCCTCATAGCTCGCAGCTCGACAATATTTTCTTTGACTGCGAAGTAATCACGAGGCTGCCGAAGATTTCCTCGCTGGTCATTGAGGCGGCCAATACGCCGATTCAGGACTTCCCATATCGGGCGGCCTTCATGATCCGGAGCCTTTTCGAGCAATCCCTCAACGATTACCTTAGACGGCACAAGCATGTGAGAGCAATTAGAGATCACTGGCTCGTGGAAATCCAGAAGACTAGGACGCTCAACGCTGATCAGATTAAAAACTTCAGCGTAACGCTCGATCAGACCATGACCTGGGTTCTCAACAACAAATCGATTTGGCCACCAGGGCACGAGAACACCTGCCATCGTGGATGCGACAATTTCAAAGGGCATCTGCCTCGCCTCAATGGTGTAGTTCACGAAACTGGTCGGCTTATCGACGAGACCTTGGTGCGCAAGATCCGCGACGACATTGTTAGCGCGCTTGTGGTGGTCCTCACCCACTAA
- a CDS encoding S24 family peptidase, with the protein MDRKLLMSPHPMPNESEISASEISKWLDSAGHSREWLADQTGTHPGTVAGWLAPGKPRPIPIPTLKLIERLMCDDLLGAPNYSYAEAAVIRRAMVQEGYSSLQDFVRDAVVANAQRIMDAREKIVELSTTSTAAGGFTIMRRGSIAAGGRSSADVEETEIPVSKAYKADHYALRVSGRSMEPTIPDGSTIIVKAFKDQGFPRKGSIVVYNDGLGTTLKMFDYAPAQGDEEHARNGKIPVLRSINPEFPDVEPLEGGRIDAVLVEVV; encoded by the coding sequence GTGGATCGCAAACTGTTAATGTCACCTCATCCGATGCCTAACGAATCCGAAATTTCAGCCTCCGAAATTAGTAAATGGCTCGATAGTGCAGGCCACTCTCGTGAATGGCTTGCAGACCAAACGGGAACGCATCCGGGCACCGTTGCGGGCTGGCTCGCACCAGGGAAACCTAGGCCAATTCCTATCCCAACGCTTAAGCTGATCGAGCGCCTCATGTGCGACGATCTGCTGGGAGCGCCAAACTACTCATACGCAGAGGCCGCGGTCATTCGGAGAGCCATGGTTCAAGAAGGCTACAGCAGCTTGCAGGACTTCGTTCGAGATGCAGTGGTGGCCAATGCCCAGCGGATTATGGATGCGCGGGAAAAGATTGTGGAACTGTCTACAACTTCCACGGCGGCTGGGGGATTCACGATCATGAGACGCGGATCCATAGCCGCCGGCGGTAGAAGCTCCGCCGACGTTGAGGAGACGGAGATCCCGGTGAGCAAGGCCTACAAAGCCGACCATTATGCCCTCCGGGTCTCAGGGCGCTCTATGGAGCCTACTATCCCGGATGGTTCGACCATCATCGTGAAGGCTTTCAAGGACCAAGGGTTCCCTCGAAAGGGGAGCATCGTGGTGTACAACGATGGTTTAGGTACCACGCTCAAGATGTTCGATTACGCACCGGCCCAAGGCGATGAAGAGCACGCTCGGAACGGCAAGATCCCAGTTCTGAGGTCGATCAACCCTGAGTTTCCGGACGTCGAGCCCTTGGAGGGCGGCCGGATTGATGCGGTGCTGGTGGAGGTGGTGTGA
- a CDS encoding TatD family hydrolase, translated as MITDSHCHLASHKFSTAEVPELIARAQAAGVTKMVSLVTGLDDLDANLAIAAAHPEVSVCIGIHPCEVHEAPDDAVEQLRPHAADPRVCGIGETGLDYYHPAPEGWETEAYRQRQRDFLEQHFQLAAECGLNVVIHTRDSSGDASFQDALAIYKRHAGQVRAVFHCFIGPEANAREVIALGGLVSFGGVATFKNAADVLATALALPAESFMLETDSPYLAPMPHRGKRNEPAYVRHVAEHLASHRGVDLEQLAVETSATARKFFRFRD; from the coding sequence GTGATCACCGATTCCCACTGCCACCTCGCGAGCCACAAGTTCTCCACCGCGGAAGTCCCAGAACTGATCGCCCGCGCGCAGGCGGCAGGCGTGACGAAGATGGTGAGCCTGGTGACCGGGCTGGATGACTTGGATGCGAATCTCGCGATCGCCGCGGCACATCCGGAAGTGTCGGTCTGCATCGGCATCCATCCCTGCGAGGTTCACGAAGCGCCGGACGATGCGGTCGAGCAACTGCGGCCGCATGCCGCGGACCCGCGGGTGTGCGGGATCGGCGAGACCGGGCTCGATTACTATCACCCCGCTCCGGAGGGCTGGGAGACGGAGGCCTATCGCCAGCGCCAGCGGGATTTCCTGGAGCAGCACTTCCAACTCGCGGCGGAATGCGGGCTGAACGTGGTGATCCACACGCGCGATAGCAGCGGCGATGCTTCCTTCCAGGATGCGCTGGCGATCTACAAGAGACATGCCGGGCAAGTGCGCGCGGTCTTCCACTGCTTCATCGGGCCGGAAGCGAATGCGCGCGAGGTGATCGCGCTCGGCGGGCTGGTATCCTTCGGCGGCGTGGCCACTTTCAAGAACGCGGCGGACGTGCTGGCCACCGCGCTGGCACTGCCTGCGGAGAGCTTCATGCTGGAAACGGACTCGCCCTACCTCGCGCCGATGCCGCACCGCGGGAAGCGCAACGAGCCTGCCTATGTACGGCACGTGGCGGAGCATCTCGCATCGCATCGCGGGGTCGACTTGGAACAACTTGCGGTTGAAACCAGCGCGACCGCGCGCAAGTTCTTCCGTTTCCGCGATTGA
- a CDS encoding tyrosine-type recombinase/integrase, whose protein sequence is MEAAVKWEELAIEYGFRGFDHFCTEKFAELEKGAKSPKLSVLLNAFVSDNRKNWSDQYLGKRWKPFRRRLLDLEDETISHMNEEFWRAWMAAWAEEIKPSSETYNQQLGMVRSLFELSLAKKVFQVNPLENLVGAKERVKRAVPVSSPEDVLKLLLAAWEHDRELVPYFATCYFAGVRPDSEAKELRFEHYDWKEGHLKVGITKTNHLPHRYVPIEDALRAWMQPFMRKKGSIIPSNFKKRRRRLIYGGYTTPGAKLSNEATWKPLVIWGHDITRHSYGSYWEGLHRGEAGSREKIVANMGHEDFKTFDRYYKNTRTRKEAEAYWDIRPPASASKVISIA, encoded by the coding sequence ATGGAAGCCGCGGTGAAGTGGGAGGAGCTCGCCATCGAGTATGGCTTCCGGGGCTTCGATCATTTCTGCACGGAAAAGTTCGCGGAGTTGGAGAAAGGCGCGAAGTCTCCGAAGCTCTCGGTGCTGCTGAATGCCTTTGTATCGGACAACCGGAAGAACTGGTCCGACCAATACCTCGGCAAGCGATGGAAGCCGTTCCGCCGCCGGCTGCTGGATCTCGAAGACGAAACGATCTCGCACATGAACGAGGAGTTCTGGCGCGCGTGGATGGCAGCTTGGGCGGAAGAGATCAAGCCGAGCTCCGAGACCTACAACCAACAGTTGGGCATGGTGCGTTCTCTCTTCGAGCTATCGCTCGCGAAGAAAGTCTTCCAGGTGAACCCGCTCGAGAACCTTGTCGGCGCGAAGGAGCGAGTGAAGAGAGCGGTGCCGGTATCGAGCCCGGAAGACGTGCTGAAGCTTCTGCTCGCGGCATGGGAGCACGATCGCGAACTGGTGCCGTACTTCGCGACCTGCTACTTCGCAGGAGTGCGGCCGGACTCGGAGGCGAAAGAGCTTCGCTTCGAACACTACGATTGGAAGGAAGGACACCTGAAGGTCGGCATCACGAAGACCAATCACCTGCCCCATCGCTACGTGCCGATCGAGGATGCGTTGCGTGCCTGGATGCAACCGTTCATGAGGAAGAAGGGCTCTATCATTCCAAGCAACTTCAAGAAGCGTCGCCGCAGACTGATCTACGGCGGCTACACGACACCGGGCGCGAAGCTCTCGAACGAAGCGACATGGAAGCCGCTGGTGATTTGGGGCCACGACATCACGCGCCACAGCTACGGCAGCTATTGGGAAGGGCTCCACCGCGGCGAAGCAGGCTCGCGCGAGAAGATCGTCGCGAACATGGGCCACGAGGACTTCAAGACCTTCGATCGCTACTACAAGAACACCCGCACGAGAAAAGAGGCTGAAGCCTACTGGGACATCCGACCACCTGCCTCTGCATCTAAGGTGATCTCCATTGCTTGA
- a CDS encoding DNA cytosine methyltransferase: MLTKPRIVDLFSGCGGFGLGAELAGFESVAAVDIDSTLQSAYGLNFPTARVINGDVSQLEAGFWKKTIGRQRLDGLIGGPPCQGFSRIGKKAADDPRNSLIGHFYRHVRMLKPKFFVMENVVGLLDEGSREHLFKALGQVPEDYVILGPLIVNAAEHGAPTKRKRVVVIGYDPAEVSPISEADITAASVANPTTIRDAISDLPSPIADPRDPLDFGWARYPRRPTRLSDYAARMRMMPENLGWDTSVTKLAHGSISGLLETKHTEIVKRRFADTPPGEIEAVSRYPRLRWDGFCPTLRAGTGNERGSYQAMRPIHPSEARVITVREGARLQGFPDWFVFHPSKWHSFRMIGNSVSPPVSYHILSKMMAKLATRIAA; this comes from the coding sequence ATGCTAACAAAGCCTCGAATAGTTGACCTTTTCAGCGGTTGCGGCGGCTTCGGACTTGGAGCCGAACTGGCGGGCTTTGAATCGGTGGCCGCAGTGGACATTGACTCAACGCTGCAATCCGCCTATGGGCTGAACTTCCCCACCGCCCGAGTCATCAACGGTGATGTCTCTCAACTCGAGGCCGGCTTTTGGAAGAAGACTATCGGGAGGCAGCGCCTCGATGGGCTGATCGGCGGGCCTCCATGCCAAGGCTTCAGCAGAATAGGGAAGAAAGCTGCGGACGACCCTCGCAATTCTCTGATCGGCCACTTCTACCGTCACGTCCGGATGCTCAAGCCGAAATTCTTCGTTATGGAGAACGTCGTCGGGCTTCTTGACGAAGGATCGAGGGAGCATCTCTTCAAAGCGCTTGGCCAAGTGCCGGAAGATTATGTGATCTTGGGACCGCTCATAGTTAATGCCGCCGAGCACGGCGCACCCACCAAGCGCAAGCGTGTGGTAGTGATAGGCTACGATCCGGCGGAGGTATCGCCAATCTCTGAGGCTGACATAACGGCGGCCTCGGTCGCGAATCCTACAACGATTCGAGATGCAATTTCCGATCTTCCCAGCCCGATTGCCGATCCGAGAGACCCTCTTGATTTCGGCTGGGCGAGGTATCCGCGCAGGCCCACTCGCCTCTCCGACTACGCAGCTCGAATGCGAATGATGCCCGAGAATCTTGGTTGGGATACATCAGTGACCAAACTCGCCCACGGGTCGATTTCTGGTCTTCTAGAAACCAAACACACTGAGATTGTGAAGCGGCGGTTTGCCGATACCCCGCCAGGAGAGATTGAGGCGGTGAGCCGATATCCAAGGCTTCGATGGGATGGCTTCTGTCCCACCTTACGTGCCGGCACTGGCAACGAGCGGGGATCATACCAGGCAATGCGTCCCATCCATCCGTCGGAAGCGAGGGTGATAACAGTGCGTGAGGGGGCTAGGCTTCAAGGGTTCCCGGACTGGTTTGTCTTTCATCCTTCGAAGTGGCATAGCTTTCGGATGATCGGAAACAGCGTTTCCCCACCAGTGTCCTATCATATACTTTCCAAAATGATGGCTAAATTGGCCACGCGAATTGCAGCTTGA
- a CDS encoding replicative DNA helicase, translating to MPHLPLVERSVLSLMIRDDRFRRRALGEGLKAEHFWSLRPLWEAIAALARSGHPVDVATLSTFLARDGRILEIGGHEALQAIAEQSVPGDNWTQWVRDLGSARARRVAVESAKWMAEAADGEEALEAAAAAEKAIKEAIAGPTRAKPMKQVMAEVLAELQDLVNAGPLPGVPTGIDELDAISGGMRAGELWVILAQTSGGKSVLMNQLGLSGLKAKKRGAFFSVEMLAGVVGARLISSHGVIPLEKLTQPKTNTKRDWNLIEAQMKELAAMEAWVDDTPKMSLSHVEAEAQRLTDAHGPLGIIVVDYIQILKGERAKNSNREEVVAMISSGLKQLAKAMKCPVVTGAQVNRSMIVRESDAISFDADAMLMIADDGIKVAKMRNGRKNDILRYRLNGQYQRFERISQREIDALEKAEKEAADEAADKAVASRGYGAGRNKQFK from the coding sequence ATGCCCCACCTGCCGCTCGTGGAGCGCTCCGTGCTGAGCCTCATGATCCGCGACGACCGCTTCCGCCGGAGGGCTCTCGGCGAGGGCCTGAAGGCCGAGCACTTCTGGTCATTGCGACCGCTCTGGGAGGCGATCGCCGCTCTCGCCCGCAGCGGCCATCCGGTGGACGTGGCCACGCTCTCGACCTTCCTTGCTCGGGATGGCCGGATCCTCGAAATTGGCGGTCACGAAGCGCTGCAGGCAATCGCGGAGCAATCGGTGCCGGGCGACAACTGGACGCAGTGGGTGCGGGATCTCGGCTCCGCACGGGCCCGACGCGTGGCCGTGGAATCCGCGAAGTGGATGGCCGAGGCTGCCGACGGAGAAGAGGCCTTGGAAGCCGCGGCAGCGGCCGAGAAGGCGATCAAAGAAGCGATCGCCGGACCCACCCGAGCCAAGCCGATGAAGCAGGTCATGGCCGAGGTTCTGGCAGAGCTTCAGGATCTCGTAAATGCGGGGCCGCTTCCAGGCGTTCCCACCGGGATCGACGAACTCGATGCGATCAGCGGCGGCATGCGGGCAGGAGAGCTCTGGGTCATTCTCGCGCAGACCAGCGGCGGCAAATCCGTTCTCATGAACCAGCTCGGATTGTCCGGCCTAAAGGCCAAGAAGCGCGGGGCGTTCTTCAGCGTCGAGATGCTAGCCGGCGTTGTAGGTGCCCGCCTGATCTCCAGCCATGGCGTGATCCCGCTGGAGAAGCTCACGCAGCCCAAGACCAACACGAAACGCGACTGGAACCTCATCGAGGCACAGATGAAGGAGTTGGCAGCGATGGAGGCCTGGGTGGACGACACGCCGAAGATGTCGCTCTCGCACGTGGAGGCGGAAGCACAGCGCCTCACGGACGCCCACGGCCCGCTGGGCATCATCGTGGTCGACTACATCCAGATCCTGAAAGGCGAGCGGGCCAAGAATTCCAACCGCGAGGAGGTCGTCGCCATGATCTCCAGCGGGCTCAAGCAACTTGCCAAGGCGATGAAGTGCCCCGTGGTCACCGGCGCCCAGGTGAACCGCAGCATGATCGTCCGCGAGTCCGACGCGATCTCCTTCGATGCCGACGCCATGCTGATGATCGCCGACGACGGCATTAAAGTGGCCAAGATGCGCAACGGACGGAAGAACGACATTCTCCGCTATCGCCTCAACGGGCAGTACCAACGCTTCGAGCGGATCTCGCAGCGAGAGATCGACGCATTGGAGAAGGCTGAGAAAGAAGCCGCAGATGAAGCTGCCGACAAGGCCGTAGCCTCCAGAGGCTACGGGGCCGGGCGCAACAAGCAGTTCAAATGA
- a CDS encoding BlaI/MecI/CopY family transcriptional regulator, translating to MARVTQPSNLELQALSVLWHEGPSTVTAVLEFLPDGKDRAYTTVLSVLQSLERKKLVKRVRVGRAHVYEAAYPQDTIVQRAAHDFLTNAFGGRLGEAILALLSAGTLTPDEKTNIERELKRHKAMAAKKTAKKAAKKAPAKKVAKKAPAKKAAKKAAPAKKAAKKVAKKVAKKAAKKTAKKAPAKSAKKAAKKAAKKTVAKKAAKKAAKKAPAKKAAKKAPAKKAAKKAAPAKKAAKKAAKKAAKKG from the coding sequence ATGGCGAGAGTCACACAACCCTCCAATCTCGAGCTGCAAGCACTGTCGGTATTGTGGCATGAAGGTCCATCTACGGTAACCGCCGTACTTGAGTTCCTCCCCGACGGGAAGGACCGGGCCTACACCACGGTACTGTCCGTCCTGCAGAGTCTCGAGCGCAAGAAGCTGGTGAAGCGGGTGCGCGTCGGACGGGCGCATGTCTACGAAGCCGCGTATCCCCAGGACACGATTGTCCAACGTGCAGCGCACGATTTTCTTACCAACGCTTTCGGGGGCCGTCTCGGTGAGGCGATCCTCGCACTACTCTCCGCCGGCACGTTAACGCCGGATGAGAAAACCAACATCGAACGCGAACTCAAACGACACAAAGCCATGGCTGCAAAGAAAACAGCGAAGAAGGCTGCCAAGAAGGCACCTGCCAAGAAGGTCGCCAAGAAGGCACCTGCGAAGAAGGCCGCCAAGAAGGCCGCTCCGGCAAAGAAGGCTGCCAAGAAGGTAGCGAAGAAGGTAGCGAAGAAGGCCGCTAAGAAGACTGCCAAGAAGGCACCTGCGAAGTCCGCCAAGAAGGCTGCCAAGAAAGCCGCCAAGAAGACCGTAGCGAAGAAGGCTGCCAAGAAGGCCGCCAAGAAGGCTCCGGCGAAGAAGGCTGCGAAGAAGGCACCTGCCAAGAAGGCCGCCAAGAAAGCCGCTCCGGCAAAGAAGGCCGCCAAGAAGGCTGCCAAGAAGGCCGCGAAAAAAGGCTAA
- a CDS encoding LysM peptidoglycan-binding domain-containing protein, translating into MTSTRYLALAALAFALPSCSMFKKGGGDENYDTGGEAGYDTSNPYGVPDGGSGESVPYQPVNPPAAENPTYGQAAYESNTTTPAPHTPEPSAPAAPRAAAAASTSHTVVRGDTLGAIARKYGTTAAAIKQANGMTSDTVVLGKTLAIPGSSGPVARPAASAGGGGKTYVVVRGDTLSSIARKNGTTVAAIKKANGMSSDTVVLGAKLRIP; encoded by the coding sequence ATGACTTCCACACGCTACCTCGCACTTGCCGCACTCGCCTTCGCCCTGCCGTCTTGCTCGATGTTCAAGAAGGGCGGTGGCGATGAGAACTACGACACCGGTGGTGAAGCCGGCTACGATACCTCGAATCCCTACGGCGTGCCGGACGGCGGCTCGGGCGAGTCCGTGCCGTACCAACCGGTGAATCCGCCCGCCGCGGAGAACCCGACCTACGGTCAAGCCGCCTACGAATCGAACACCACCACGCCCGCTCCCCACACTCCGGAGCCTTCCGCACCCGCAGCTCCACGCGCCGCCGCAGCCGCCAGCACCAGCCACACCGTGGTACGCGGCGACACGCTCGGCGCGATCGCCCGCAAGTACGGCACCACCGCCGCCGCGATCAAGCAGGCGAACGGCATGACCAGCGATACCGTGGTGCTCGGCAAGACGCTCGCGATCCCCGGCTCCTCCGGCCCGGTCGCACGCCCGGCTGCAAGCGCCGGCGGCGGCGGCAAGACCTACGTGGTGGTGCGCGGCGACACGCTCAGCAGCATCGCCCGCAAGAACGGCACCACCGTGGCCGCCATCAAGAAGGCGAACGGCATGTCCTCCGACACCGTCGTCCTCGGTGCCAAGCTCCGCATTCCCTGA
- a CDS encoding TlpA family protein disulfide reductase translates to MKSSALLRFIAPLVIATAALAHEGHEGAAEDDPYAGMPPKRAALERMMSERGDVAAFEKAAKQAKEVGVGDQAILEATFLYHVDRRDDARLAAMLPQFLQRKETFKIEESEIFGVQEDWLAVVEYVQAIAALQKSDRDGFKKHITEAFWLSPRQGTAFAPHIDRLRMEDAMRSVTVDFTAKLASIQGGEPVLLSKLMEKKKGMLFHFWSPWSRECETSMPDFKVTALELEKHGIAVVSLMADSEEQAVADAKKIAGALGAKPPGAWLIDRETDTISRTLRIQSVPAMALISAEGKVLFNGHPSEDALWEALSKLAPEAKRPKLEEK, encoded by the coding sequence ATGAAATCCTCCGCGCTGCTCCGCTTCATCGCGCCGCTCGTCATCGCCACGGCCGCGCTCGCGCATGAAGGCCACGAAGGAGCCGCGGAGGATGATCCCTACGCCGGGATGCCGCCGAAACGTGCCGCGCTCGAGCGGATGATGTCCGAGCGCGGCGATGTGGCCGCCTTCGAGAAGGCGGCCAAGCAGGCGAAGGAAGTGGGCGTGGGCGACCAGGCGATCCTGGAAGCCACCTTCCTCTATCACGTCGATCGCCGCGACGATGCAAGGCTGGCGGCGATGCTGCCGCAGTTCCTCCAACGCAAGGAGACTTTCAAGATCGAGGAGTCCGAGATCTTCGGCGTGCAGGAGGACTGGCTGGCCGTGGTGGAATACGTGCAGGCCATCGCCGCACTGCAGAAGAGCGATCGCGACGGCTTCAAGAAGCACATCACGGAAGCCTTCTGGCTGAGCCCGCGGCAAGGCACCGCCTTCGCGCCGCACATCGACCGCCTGCGCATGGAGGATGCGATGCGCTCGGTGACGGTGGACTTCACCGCGAAGCTCGCATCGATCCAAGGCGGCGAACCGGTGCTGCTCTCGAAGCTCATGGAGAAGAAGAAGGGCATGCTCTTCCACTTCTGGTCACCGTGGAGCCGCGAGTGCGAGACCAGCATGCCGGACTTCAAAGTGACCGCGCTGGAGCTCGAGAAGCACGGCATCGCGGTCGTCTCGCTGATGGCCGACAGCGAGGAACAAGCGGTGGCGGACGCGAAAAAGATCGCCGGCGCGCTCGGTGCGAAGCCTCCGGGTGCATGGTTGATCGATCGCGAAACGGACACGATCTCGCGCACACTGCGCATCCAGAGCGTGCCCGCGATGGCTCTCATCTCCGCCGAAGGAAAGGTGCTCTTCAACGGTCACCCATCCGAAGATGCCTTGTGGGAAGCGCTTTCCAAGCTCGCTCCGGAGGCGAAGCGACCGAAGCTGGAGGAGAAGTGA